The following coding sequences are from one Primulina eburnea isolate SZY01 unplaced genomic scaffold, ASM2296580v1 ctg567_ERROPOS1600000+, whole genome shotgun sequence window:
- the LOC140821439 gene encoding protease Do-like 9 has product MCQETKLKRKRGRGAESRPPVADALDNGNDSSPSVAAVSSENDVVFSVSNVELINPSSPKASQHHLRRRGRPRKIPKPEPPATSKTLAITTPPIPNGSLSAALINADSVARVVPAMDSVVKVFCVHTEPNFSLPWQRKRQYSSSSSGFVIEGRRVLTNAHSVEHYTQVKLKKRGSDTKYVATVLAIGTECDIAMLTVEGDEFWEGVSPVQFGNLPALQDAVTVVGYPIGGDTISVTSGVVSRIEILSYVHGSTELLGLQIDAAINSGNSGGPAFNDKGNCVGIAFQSLKHEDVENIGYVIPTPVIMHFIQDYEKNGSYTGFPILGVEWQKMENPDLRLSMGMKSDQKGVRIRRIDPTAPEFKVLKPSDIILSFDGVDIANDGTVPFRHGERIGFSYLVSQKYTEDSASIKVLRNSEIFKFNIKLGAHRRLIPAHNKGRPPSYYIIAGFVFTTVSVPYFRSEYGKDYEYEAPVKLLDKLLHEMPQSPDEQIVVVSQVLVADINIGYEDIVNTQVLAFDGQPVKNLKSLARMVESSNDEFLKFDLEYQQIVVLQTKTAKAATLDILATHCIPSAMSDDLKI; this is encoded by the exons ATGTGCCAGGAAACCAAATTAAAAAGGAAGCGCGGTCGCGGCGCCGAATCCCGGCCGCCTGTCGCCGACGCACTCGATAACGGAAATGATTCATCTCCCTCCGTCGCCGCAGTCTCCTCCGAAAATGACGTTGTATTTTCAGTCAGCAATGTGGAGCTCATCAACCCTAGTTCTCCCAAAGCCTCCCAACACCACCTCCGACGCCGAGGCCGCCCAAGAAAAATCCCGAAGCCCGAACCTCCTGCTACTTCAAAAACCCTGGCAATAACCACTCCACCTATCCCTAATGGATCATTGTCAGCTGCGCTGATTAACGCGGATAGTGTAGCTAGGGTTGTTCCCGCCATGGACTCCGTGGTTAAGGTCTTTTGTGTTCATACGGAACCAAATTTCTCTTTGCCATGGCAGAGGAAAAGGCAGTACAGCTCGAGTAGTAGTGGGTTTGTTATTGAAGGGCGGAGAGTTTTAACCAATGCCCATTCTGTGGAGCATTATACACAGGTTAAGTTGAAGAAGAGAGGCTCAGATACTAAGTATGTGGCTACCGTGCTTGCCATAGGGACGGAATGTGACATTG CCATGCTCACAGTGGAAGGTGATGAATTCTGGGAAGGGGTTTCACCTGTACAATTTGGGAATTTGCCTGCACTACAAGATGCTGTGACAGTTGTAGGTTATCCAATTGGAGGTGACACTATCTCCGTGACAAGTGGAGTTGTGTCACGGATAGAGATCCTTTCTTATGTTCATGGCTCCACTGAACTTCTGGGGTTACAG ATTGATGCTGCTATTAATTCTGGGAATTCCGGTGGACCTGCTTTTAATGACAAGGGAAATTGTGTGGGTATTGCATTTCAATCACTCAAGCATGAAGATGTGGAGAATATTGGTTATGTGATACCGACACCGGTCATCATGCACTTTATAcaagattatgagaagaatggATCATATACTG GTTTCCCTATTCTTGGGGTTGAGTGGCAAAAGATGGAAAATCCGGACTTGCGGTTGTCCATGGGGATGAAATCTGATCAGAAGGGTGTTCGTATAAGAAGAATTGATCCCACTGCTCCAGAATTCAAGGTTTTGAAGCCATCAGATATCATTCTCAGCTTTGATGGAGTTGACATTGCGAATGATGGAACCG TTCCATTTAGGCATGGAGAGCGTATTGGTTTCAGCTACCTTGTGTCCCAGAAATACACCGAAGATAGTGCCTCGATTAAAGTTCTTCGTAATtctgaaattttcaaattcaataTTAAGCTTGGTGCTCATAGAAGGTTGATTCCAGCTCACAACAAGGGAAGACCTCCCTCTTATTACATCATTGCTGGATTTGTTTTTACTACTGTTTCTGTTCCATATTTTCGTTCTGAG TACGGAAAGGATTATGAGTATGAAGCTCCAGTCAAGTTACTGGACAAACTCTTGCATGAAATGCCTCAATCTCCAGATGAACAAATTGTTGTGGTTTCTCAG GTGCTTGTTGCTGACATCAACATTGGGTATGAAGATATTGTCAATACTCAG GTTCTTGCTTTTGATGGTCAACCTGTGAAGAATTTGAAAAGCTTAGCCAGAATGGTAGAAAGCAGCAATGATGAATTCTTgaaatttgatttggaataccAGCAG ATTGTCGTCCTCCAAACAAAGACTGCTAAAGCGGCAACTTTGGACATCCTTGCAACACATTGTATACCGTCAGCAATGTCAGATGATCTAAAGATTTGA